The nucleotide window CAGTGGGTagttagagcatgtgactctggatttcacggttgtgagttcgagccccacattgggcctggagcctacttaaaaaaaacaagaaagcattTGAAGTAACAATTAGGAAGCCaaatataagttaaaatataACTAGGTATGATGTAAATAATTCAGCTGAGGCAACGGGTCAGATTAATAGGTCCTTCCTATATATAGCTAGATTCCTACATAACAGGTGATAAGAACTTTATCAcaagtgtctttttattttaagacccATCCCAGATCTCAGAAGtatttaaacatgagaaaaataaatggagaccTGAGGAATAAGTGTGTTTATTTGGGCAAAGAGTAAGAGGGGAAGTATTTTCTGTTGAGAAGAGGGCATATTCCGTACATGTGTTAGCATGTGAGAGTAGACCATGTTAGAGGACCGAAGAAGTGCAGAGTGACTGGAATACAGAGGGTAGAAAGCTCTGGGACGTAGAAAAGGAGGAGGACTTAGTTCTGCTGTGTGGGGTCCTGGCAGGGTGAGCTTCTTATAAACAGTGCTGTTTGAGTTGGGTGGGAACTGGGTGAGATGAGTGCGAGTTCCCAGGACTGTGTTGAGGCTAGGAAGGGTATTTAAGGCATAAGCGAGGATGTTGAGGTAACTCTTCACTCTGAGCTCTAAATACGAACATTGTCGAAGTCTTATCCTTTTTCCACCCACAGTTTGGTTTTGTCTCACCTGTAGGCTGACGAATTCATCCGAGCAAATGCCACCAACAAACTAACAGTCATAGCTGAGCAAATCCAACATTTACAAGAACAAGCCAGGAAGGTGAGTAACACGTAACAGCTTTTAGGTAGGGActccttttcctcatttaattCACAGGTCTGCCTGGTCTTGCTTATAATCGTTAAACTATTTTGTCTTCAGGACCTCCTAGAAATATAGAAGTGTTGAGCAAAATAGAGTAAGCCCAAGAAGTTAGGTATAAGGTAAGCTTTTTCACTGGGAGACAGTTTCAGTGAAGTAAAgcattttgaggggaaaaacatgttctcagttttaaaagaaatgtacatactgcagaaaaataggaaagaaatttaaaaggcacTCAAAGCCAGTAACGTTCACCAATGCAATTCTTCTAAAGGCATTTTTACAGTCTAGTAGCATAGTCTAATTTTTGTCTCCTCAGAATCATCTGGGTCCTAGTAGTGACTGTTTGCTATGGGGGAGCAATTCCTAAGCATTGATTGGGATGATCACTGAGTGTGCCTGTTATGTCCAATACTTAATTTGTTACATCTCTGCGGTTCTTAGGTACTGGAAGATGCTCGCAGAGATGCCGACTTGCACCATGTAGCTTGTAATATAGTAAAAAAACCTGGCAACATTTATTACCTTTATAAACGGGAGAGTGGTCAGcagtatttttctattatttctccaAAGGTAAGAACATGTATTTTTGCGCAGAAATCTACTCTGGTCTTTGAGAAACTCTTGGCATATGTGCGTGAAGATGTAGGCATAAGGGTTTGTAAATGGCCTTCTAGAAAACTGGAGGTTTTCGTGAGCCCTGGCATgactcttaaaaaatatacatgaaaaacacaaattatcttACAGTCATTATCTCTGTTAAGGGAGGTATCTGATGTGTAATGCAGTGAGGATGATTCTGCCTGATCTGAAGTgaaaacccaaaaaagaaatttgtGGCATACAATGAGGaaatgaggggagcctgggtggctcagtgggataatgattcttggttttggctcaggttatgatctcactgtttgtgggttcaagccctgcatcaggctctgcactgacggctccggagcctgcttgggattatctgtctccctctctctgtgccctttccccgcttgctctctgtctctctctcaaaataagtaaatagacattttagaaaatgaggaaataagcTCAATTTCTTTACCTTCTACCCTGATGAGAACTGACTCCTTTGCCTTCTTTAGGAATGGGGGACAAGTTGTCCACATGACTTCCTTGGCGCCTACAAGCTCCAGCATGACTTATCCTGGACTCCGTATGAGGATATTGAGAAGCATGATGCTAAAATCAGCATAGTGGACAGGTTGCTAAGCCAGCCAGCGGCCCTGCCTCCAAGCACTGAACCCGCCTTCCAGGGACTGACTGACTGAGAGAGGTCTCTGACAAACAGCTCTCACAGCAAGGACTTACCACTATCACCTCCTTGTTGCCCTCATTTTCTGCGTTGATGGGAGGGGGCATGAGAATTGAAGTCTTGTGGGGTAATCATGCACTTCTTGAAAGGAGACCCTGTGTGCATATAAATGCTATCGTAATTACTTTCAGTTCCGATGGTAATGAATCATACCAGACCCAACAAGTCACTTTCAGAGTACTGGCCAGTGtactttccttctcctttatcTCCATCTGTTCTCCCATAAGTCAGAGCATTGGAGAAAGAGGGGTGTCTTCTACCCACATAAAGGTTGGTGAGGCATTTTCCAGACAGGACTGTTTTTAGtctttttgtaactggaagtGTTTGAGATTGGGTTGAGGTTGAACataggggggagagagagagagagagagagagagagagaggcaaaccataaaacaaactttaacaatagggaacaaactgagggttcatggaggtgggttggggatgggctagatggataatggggattaaggagggcacttgtgatgagcactgggtgttctatgtaagtgatgaatcactaaattctacttctgaaaccaatattacatgatacgttaactagaatttaaataaaaacttgaaagttaaaaaaaagattgggttGAGGCTGTTGAGCAGTTAGTGTAGCTCCAACTTCAGATGCGTCTGGGAACAGGAATGTTGCGTAATGGAGGATGATGAACAGCTCGGCTTGCCTGGACTAGACAGTGTGTGATTCTGGTATTTTTGCACTTTTGCGGAAGTGTGGCTTGCCTGTTTTGCTCTTTCTGCCTACTTTGAGTGACTGGAGATTCTGGGGCAGCAACAATGGACAGGTTTGGGGAAGGTCTACCTGTCACCTCGCAGAATTCTAGACTTGGAAGAGATGTGGGAGGCTGCCGCTGACCACTGTATGGATCTGTGCTGTAGCCTTGCTGAAGAGGAGATCCAGAGTTTAGCCATCTGCAGCAGGCCAACTCCATTTAAATGGCAACCTCAAACTATTGTGGAAGAGGGGCAGTGggtgagaaacaagaaaaagagccAACCTGTCGATCATGAGTTAATTCAGATTGAAACTGATTTTGACCTGAATTACCCAATAAGTTAGCAGAGGCTTTTTAGCTGAGTTCCTCTAGTTCTCATTCTGACTAGACTCTTGTGGGACTCTACCTCACCTCGTGTGTTCAGTGGAATTAACTAAATTTACAGCATATCCAGTGTGGCTGTACTTCAGTGCCATATATCTTAATCACAGTCTGCTGTAACCACAGTTGCCCAAGTTCCTTTCTGGGTATGGATGTCTCTTGTGCTGATCTGCTTGGTAATATCCTAACCCCATCCTAGTTTTCATGGCCTTTCCTCATAAGGTGTATTTCTTGTTAGCTGTAAAATGGTCCATGAAGGCCTCACACAGAATGGGGCTAGAACCTGTCAGGGCCACCCAGGTGATACTTGGTCATTTCGTTTCACGGGGGGATGCTCTGTGGGGTCAGCTGCAAAAGCCTCTGATGGGGATGGTataggggacacacacacacacacacactttagtgGTATAATAGTTGATTATGTAAGTTTCCCAGGTTTTCAAAAGGTCCTGACCTGCATGGTAATGACACATTCTGAGTAGGTGTttattagttatctgttgctgcataAATTACCagaaacttagtggcttaaaacaacacacatttatgatttcatagtttctatgggtcaggagTTCAGGCACACTTAACCTGGGTCCTCTGCTTCAAGGTTTTTCACAGGCCTGCGTTCTGATTATTGGCCAGGACTGGGTTCTCATCTGAAGGCTGGAGAAGGGTCTGTGTCCAAGCTAACTTAAATTTTGGCCCAATTTTAATTCCTCCTGTTGGACTAACATTGTTAATTCTGTTTACCAATAGACTATTAACCAGAAACTGActtcagttccttgccacatgggtCTCCCCAACATGGCAACCTTCCTTATCAAAGCCAACAAGGATGAGTCTGCCAGCAGGATGGAAGTTACAGCTTTGTGTATTCTAATCACGGGAGTGACATCTCATGCTTTTGCTGTATTCTGTCCATTGGAAGCAAGTCCTAGGCAAGCCCACACTCAAAGGAGGGAATTAAACGAAGGCGTGAATACCAGAAGGCAGAAATCATCAAGCAGATCTTAGAATCTCTGCCACAGTGCTTAgctgagagggagaaaagaaggtcCTTGGGTAAAAGAGGCAGTATTACGAAGTGGTTAAGCATGGTAGTGGTAAAGTCACAGAGCGGAACTGGACTCTGCTCTGACAAAATAACTTCCCCAGCTAGCATCCCTGCTTCCTCCTGTATCCCTTCTCCAATCCATTCTGCAAAACATCATCAGcttgatctttttaaaatccaaatctcCCTCACTCTTTACATTTCCTAACCACTCTAGAGCAAAAAAGAGAgcagtggttaaaaaaaagttcttctgtTCAATAAGGTGCGTTCCCTGCACTGACCACCAGGTAGTGCCATTGCCCTTTGCTACTTCTGCCAATTACCAAACTTCGGGAAAGTCAGTGGCAATGTGAAATGACTTTGGAGGTAGCACCTCTGAGTGGGGATCTAGGACTCCTTGGTTATATACAGTAACCACTtttcattcacccatccatttaCCCATTCAACGATTTTAGAGGTATTAAGTGCCTTCTAGGTTCCATGTTCCGGAGAATAACACAGCTGAATAAAACAGGCACCTATTCCCAAGAAGCTCACGGTCTAGTGGGGGAGGAACCAAATCAACAATTATAGTGTGGTATAAAAAAGGCTATGATAGTGGCATGTAGGATATGGAGCACCACGGAAGGATACCTAACGGCTTGGAGAATTTAGGAAGACTTTGTGGAAGAGCAGACACCAGCTTACgtgttgaaaaacaaaagttagagCTTGTTTGGACACTCTCACCTGTCCTCTAGAGAaagactgtctttggaatttggAGTAGGGTTCATTTTTGGATGTTTGTTTGTGAGTGAAGAAAGGGATATCCATTTTAACAAGCCATGTCAACCAAACTAGTCCTGGCAGGAGGGCTAGAGTAAGGTATGACCCAGCTAGAaaactctttctcctcctcttcctcttcctcctcctcctcctcctccttcttcttcagagagagggggagagagagagagagagcgcagggggtggagggggaagaagagagggaatcttaagcaggctccatgctgagcccccGACgtgggcttgatcctacaaccttgagatcatgacctgagctgaaatcaagagtcggaagctcaactgactgagccacccaggtgcccctagaaaactCTTACTTCTAGTAGCTAAGAGATAAGTAGATGAAGGGGAGGAAAAGCAATTCCAGACTAGAAGCAATATGACATTTGGAAAATTTCAGCCAGTTTAAAGTGAAGAATGTGGGCCAGGGGCTATGGGAAAAGGGTTGATTGAAAGATTTGGGGGTACGTAGCTGGCAATATTGGCCTTTTAGAAATCTGTTTGGGCGTTAGAAGATGAGTGGAGGGAAGACCATTAGGAGCTTCCATCCCTAGTCCAGGCAAGAGAGGACGGAGGCCTGAACTAAGGTAGCAGTGATGCAATGAGAGATATAATTTCATCAGTTGTAAGGTGTATTCTTCTTCCCCCACGTTTTAATATCTCTGAAACTCGGATGCTTCTAAAAGTCAGTGGCACGTCGTAGTTTAAGTGGCAGCACTTTTTCCTTTCTCAGAGCTGCATAACATAATGCTGTGTCTTACAATGGTTGGGGTCTTGGATTTGATAAagcttggcatttttttttttaacgttttatttatttttgagacagagagagacagagcatgaacgggggaggggcagagagagagggagacacagaatcggaaacaggctccaggctctgagctgtcagcacagagcccgacgcagggctcgaactcacggaccgcgagattgtgacctgagctgaagtcggccgcttaaccaactgagccacccaggtgccccaagcttggCATTTTGAAGGTACAATAGATTGCAGCTTGTTAAGTAATAAGATGTCAGGGGATGAGTGAAAAGAAAGTCTTAGGTAATGCTTGAGTTTCTGGCTTGAATGCTGATACGGACGTTGGGGATCCACGCGACAAAATACAGAAGTGGAAGACATCCTGATATTTCCCAGAATAATGAGCAATCTGTGTTTGCTTTATTAATCCACCATGCTGGTCCTGTCCAGGTTCACTAGGTGTGAATAGCAGCTGACTGTACTTGCCTCTCTCCACCCTAGCTGCCTGGAAGGAGGTTTGCTGTGTCTTAACCTTCTCAAGTTATCAGTCAGTCCACCAGTTTTGGGAGTATTGGTGTCGTAGATGCAAAGATGACTAATACTGCTTAGTGAGCTTTTATTCTGCCAAGCATATCCATTACCTGATTGAATTTTCATATAACCAACTATCTATGAGGTATATTGTATTCCTgttttagaaaatggaaacatctgCTCAAAGATTAAGCAACAGGCCCATGGTTATAGTGATAGAGAGTGGTATGGCTCAGACTCAAACCGTCCTGTTGGATTCAAGTCTGAGCATAACCAGCGCTCGAGGATCCTGACATAGAGGTGTAAGAAAGTTAAATACCAAAGCGACAGAGGAAGATGTGCATATGGGATACCATAGGAGTAGTTCACTGGGATGTGTAGTGATGAGCACACAGGGCATGTATATCACGGCCcggagaagttaagtaacttacctaagGACATAACTCATAAGCAGTGGAGCCCATGTTCCTGGCACTAAAAGTGTGTGCAAACCCCCCAGGCACAAGATAGGGTTCATCCCCTTAAAGAGCTGGAGATTGGGAGGAAGGAGCTGCTAAGTGCCTGGAGTGATTATTTCTAAAGTACCTTTGATTCAGTGGACCAGCCTCTAGTTGAAagcttttgtcttcattttgatTTGGAATATTACCATCTCCTGCTTTTTTCCAACCTCACTGACTACACCTTTTCTGTCTCCTGACATCCAGCTTTTGGATTGCTCTGGGGCCTATTCCTTagccctcttttctctctattAGGTGATCTAACCCATTCCCACGGATTACATACCCCCCATACGCTGTTGACGCACTTACATGTCTCCAACCCTGCTCTCTCCTGAGCTTCATGCAGACTTACTTACCCAACAGCCTCACTTGACGTCACGATAAACCTAACATGTCCAAAATGAGTCTGGAATTCTGCCCCAAGCGTGTTTCATTGCCAGTCCTCTCCACTGCCATCAACACCTAGCTCACTgttttggaggccagaaatctAAATCATCCTCGattctgtttgttctttctgtGCCAGTCAGCAGGTCTTGTCAGCTGTCTTCAGAATATATCCCACATCTGACTGCTTCTCACCACTTCCACCCGTACCCCTAGGGCCAGACCACCGTGGTGTCTCTGGCCTGGACTAATGCAGTGACTTCCCAGCAAATCTCCCTGCCCCGGTTCTCACGGTGCTTCAGGCTACCTCCACAGAGACTGGTAGCATTGtcctttattattgttatttttaaatgtttatttatttattttgagagagaaagagcctgagtggggaggggtagagagaggtggagagagagatcccaagcaggccccatgttgtcagcacagagtccaatgtggggcttgatctcaccaaccgtgagatcatgactggagcccagatcaagagttggacgcttaaccgactgaaccacccaggtgccccggtagcGTTGTCCTTTCAAAATATACATTGGGTCCCAACACTTCTCTATAAAGATGATTCAAGAATTTCTCATTACACTTAGACTAGAGCCCAAGCTTTTTTCCAGGATTCTGTGTGATCTTGCCACGTTCCTGCTGACCTTGTCCCTTTAACAAATGAAGCTCATTTCTGCTTCAAAGGCTATACATTTGCTGTTCCACCTGCCTGGAACATTTCCCCCAAGGTCTTTGCATGGTTTGTGGCTTCTCACCATTTAGGTCCCTGCTCAAGTAGCACTGCACTGATTCCCCTGTCAGAGATACCAACTTGTCTCACGTCAAAATAACTTCTGGCCCTGCCttgttttccatagcacttatcacGAGCAGATGTTATTTGTGCCCACACTCGAATGTAAGTTTCGTGAGGACAGACACAGTGTCTGCCTTGTTTGCTGCTATATCCCTTGCACCTGccatagtgcctggcacgtaaTAAATACTCTAATAATGTACGAATGGATGGACATCTATAGCTGTGTACTTACTTAGATCCTGTAAAGGATCTAAGTCAACATCACTAATAGAAATGTAACGTGAGTCACAtgtatggttttaaattttttagtagcTACATTAAAAGATAGAAGCAGGTGATATTaactttaataatacattttatctcACCCAGTATATCCTAAATATTAACACttcaaataatagtaaaaaattattAGTGTGTCATATATGGAATAACACgctaataattttttagtattatttgaatatatattccatatatatattccacatatatgtaTTCCAACTCATAactcatatatatcatatatatatatatatatatatatatatatatatatatctggggtgggatggggtgacttaccatatatatatacaactcatatatatcatatatatatatgtgtatatatatatacacacttgaATGTTTGAactctggtgtgtattttacacatatagcacatctcaattcagactagccacattttagGCACTTAGgagccatatgtggctagtggctaccatattaaTACAAGTGTAGACAGTCTACTGTTCCTGCTCTCTACTTCCTTGTGACATTCCAGAACAGAAGGACGCTAGAAACTTCTGACAGACGGGGACAAGTGTCTTTTGTAGctatccctccttcctctccctcttcagaAGGAAGCCTTGGGGATGTCCAGGCTGACAGATGCATCATCGTGTGCTTAGAATAATACTGATAATGATTGAACTTCTACTCTGCGCTAAGCACttcatataatctcatttaattcacacaagaatcccattttacagattagggaACAGGTTCAGGAAACAAAGTAAGATTTACACATCTGGTAGTGTTAGTGCTGCAACATAAACTTGGTTAAGAGGTAAAGCCAGCATTGCCATTAGTATGCTGtagtggtttttgttgtttggctttgttttgagagagagagagcaatcacaagtgggggagaggagcagaaggagggagagaaaaaatcgcaagcaggctccacacctagcacagagtccgatgtggggctcaatccccccaccctgggatcatgacctgagctgaaatcaagagtcagccgctcaaccgactgagccacccaggcaccccagtaggcTGTAGTTTGTAATTTGCCACTAATGGTCCATGTGGCACGGACAAATTAAGGTAAATACAAGGGACTCTTGGACTTGTTGCCTCCattctggttttctcttttagtttctcAGACACCTTAGGTCCGGCTTTAGTGTTAGACTGTGTTCAGGTCTCAGTTCCACTATTTATTAAAATCAACGAATCccccatttcctcttctggaGAGTAGAAACGCTAATGCTAACGTCAAGAGCATTTGAGAAAATCCAGTAAGATgataatgtgtgtaaagcacCGTGAACAGGGCCAAAGGCTAGTCGCCACTCAGGACAcgctcctctttccccctccagGTTGCTGGGAGAGACAACAGTGTCACAGGACCGTGCAGCTCCACCCCTTCCCTTGCATCTTCTCCCGTGGGGTCCTGGAAGCCAGTGCTGCTCTGACTCAGCGTTAGGGCAGGTGGGAGGATGTGGGGCAGGTGTTAGAACCTGTGCCTGGGAAACTACCCAGTACTAACAAGCTTCTTTCTGTAGTGCAGTATTCATCCAGTTGCCAAATCCAGACACCTCTGAGAGGCTCTTAGCTTCTCCCTCTCACACCTCTCCCACACCCTGGGGATTTCTTTCACAATGGCTCCTAGTCCGGCTACTTCCATTCCCTTCCGTTGCTGTCCAGCGAATGAGTCCTTGCTCCAGCCTGCCTCATCTGTCCTGTGGTATTACAGACCCTTCTTCCACGCTGGCTGCCAGAATCATATTTCTAAACCAAACTGACCATGTCATCCATACTTAAACCAACATTCAGGACAGTGTAAATTACTCAGCTTGCCATTCATCTGACAAAtactggggtgggatggggtgacTTACCATATGCCAAAGCAGTTCTTACAGGTACAGAAATACAGCAGTGAACCAAACAGCAAGAGCCCTGCTCTAGGGACCCGTCACAGTCTGGACCCCAGCAACCCTTTACAGCCCTGTCTTCCCCAAAGTCCTTCCAGCCCACCTCTCCTGCACCATGCACTCTGGTCTCTGCCTCTCAAGGCTTCCTTTGCTGGCCACGTTGGAGAGACCAGTACCCTCCTCCTAGATCCCTCCATTCCCCAAGTGGCCCACAGGGTGGCCT belongs to Panthera tigris isolate Pti1 chromosome C1, P.tigris_Pti1_mat1.1, whole genome shotgun sequence and includes:
- the CC1H1orf50 gene encoding uncharacterized protein C1orf50 homolog isoform X1 is translated as MGDAETPGQSGGVPADQRVQPATGRGGALVELTPTPGGLALVSPYHTHRAGDPLDLVALAEQVQKADEFIRANATNKLTVIAEQIQHLQEQARKVLEDARRDADLHHVACNIVKKPGNIYYLYKRESGQQYFSIISPKEWGTSCPHDFLGAYKLQHDLSWTPYEDIEKHDAKISIVDRLLSQPAALPPSTEPAFQGLTD
- the CC1H1orf50 gene encoding uncharacterized protein C1orf50 homolog isoform X2, which translates into the protein MGDAETPGQSGGVPADQRVQPATGALVELTPTPGGLALVSPYHTHRAGDPLDLVALAEQVQKADEFIRANATNKLTVIAEQIQHLQEQARKVLEDARRDADLHHVACNIVKKPGNIYYLYKRESGQQYFSIISPKEWGTSCPHDFLGAYKLQHDLSWTPYEDIEKHDAKISIVDRLLSQPAALPPSTEPAFQGLTD